DNA sequence from the Candidatus Poribacteria bacterium genome:
TCATTGTCGGCAACAAGGAATTTACCGATATTCCGCGCAAGTTTAATGTCGGTATCACAGGCTGTTTGGATAACTGCACGCACACCTCCTCGCAAGACATTGCCCTTACGCCAGCAGTAAAGGAGATTGAAGGTCAAGAGACAAACGGCTTTAACGTTGCTGTTGGTGGAAAGATGGGATCTGGTGGTTACACACTCGCGCAACCGCTTGATGTGTTTGTTCCCCCTGAAGAAGCCGCAGTTTTATGTGCAGACATTACGCTAATTTTTCGAGATCACGGACCTCGGACAGCTCGCAATAAATCTCGTCTCGCTTTTCTGATTGCGGATTGGGGTGTAGAAAAATTTCGAGAAGAATTAGAAAGGCGGCGGCACAGAAAACAACCGCTCCTGACTGCGGGTAAAGATATGCGTGGTAAGCACAAGACCGACCACACCGGTATCTTCTCACAGAAAGAACCACACCTCAACTATGTCGGACTTGTTGTACCTGTTGGACGCATCACGACGACGCAACTTTTTGAGGTCGCCCGACTTGCAGATGAATACGGGAACGGCGACATTCGCCTCACCCAAGGGCAGAATCTGATTATCACTAATGTGCCGGACACAAAGATCGGCGACTTAACCGCCGAACCGCTCCTACAGCAACTCCGCTATGACCCCTCGGAGATCATGCGCGGGATGGTGAGTTGCACGGGGATCGACTACTGCCACTTCTCGCTTATTGAAACGAAAGAACGGGCGATGGAAGCGATTCGGCATTTGGAAGCAAAACTCGGCAATACTAAACCGCTGACGATCCATTGGTCTGGGTGTCCTAATGGATGCAGCAATCACGCTGCTGCGGACATTGGACTCCTCGGCAAGAAGATTAAGATTGATGGGGTTGTTACGGATGCGGTAGACGTGTTTCTCAAGGGCGATGCCAGTGCGAACCCTAAAGTCGCGCCCAAGTTATTGGAAAATGTACCCTGCGACGATTTACCGCAGGTACTTGAAGGATTCGTTCCTTACCTTTCACGGAGGTAGTGTGGAGCAATGGGAGCGTGGAGGCACTTGGTTGGAAGAGTGGAAGGAGGGAAGGATGGGGACCTAATCTTCCAGTCTTCCTTTCTTGTCTTCCAATCTCTCTTCCTTCCCATCAAAATTTAATAATTAAAAAATTTGGAGACATTCATGGATATTAAAAATAAAGCAACACAGATAAATCTCTTTAGCTTAAAAACGATCCAAATGCGAACTTTTCATACCACATGGTTTGCGTTCTTTTTAGCCTTTTTTGGGTGGTTCGGCATTGCCCCGCTTATGGCGATTGTCCGCGAAGACCTGATGTTAACGAAAGCGCAGATTGGTAATACGATTATCGCTTCCGTAGCGATTACGGTGCTGGTTCGTGTCTTAATCGGACCCCTCTGCGACAAGGTCGGTTCCCGAAAAGCGTATACATGGCTTCTGATTCTCGGTTCACTGCCTGTCATGGGTATCGGACTCGCCCAAAACTATGAAACATTTCTCCTTTTTCGATTGGCAATCGGTGCTATTGGTGCTTCGTTTGTCATCACGCAGTATCATACATCGGTGATGTTTGCACCCAATTGTGTCGGCACAGCGAA
Encoded proteins:
- a CDS encoding ferredoxin--nitrite reductase, whose product is MNELKKKTILPNRKVRSAPTATAKKGKSKINAAEHLKQQKNGLEVINDIPNYIRDGWESIPPDERDRLKWVGVFYRKQTPGAFMMRLRMSSGFSNAEQFRTIAEISEAHGPGFVDLTTRQQIQLRGFAIENVQHIWNRLEEVGLGSLQTGFDNIRGVIGCPVAGLTPNELFDASYVGSEFTRLIVGNKEFTDIPRKFNVGITGCLDNCTHTSSQDIALTPAVKEIEGQETNGFNVAVGGKMGSGGYTLAQPLDVFVPPEEAAVLCADITLIFRDHGPRTARNKSRLAFLIADWGVEKFREELERRRHRKQPLLTAGKDMRGKHKTDHTGIFSQKEPHLNYVGLVVPVGRITTTQLFEVARLADEYGNGDIRLTQGQNLIITNVPDTKIGDLTAEPLLQQLRYDPSEIMRGMVSCTGIDYCHFSLIETKERAMEAIRHLEAKLGNTKPLTIHWSGCPNGCSNHAAADIGLLGKKIKIDGVVTDAVDVFLKGDASANPKVAPKLLENVPCDDLPQVLEGFVPYLSRR